A part of Larkinella insperata genomic DNA contains:
- a CDS encoding DUF3244 domain-containing protein, with the protein MLNLLSNLICTALLSVPANGETTAPKALPFEVSAYVTSQNHIRVAVQKSAPESVVLLLRNKQNQIVFQETISKKELKYAAKLDVHNLEDGAYELEFKSSQGAIRKQVNLATKPVAVTAPTRMVVMNAPAE; encoded by the coding sequence ATGTTAAATCTCCTGAGTAATCTGATCTGCACAGCTCTTCTGAGCGTTCCTGCCAATGGTGAAACAACTGCCCCGAAGGCATTGCCTTTTGAAGTGAGTGCGTACGTAACTTCGCAAAATCATATTCGGGTGGCCGTTCAGAAGTCGGCTCCTGAGTCGGTGGTACTGCTGCTGCGGAACAAACAAAATCAAATCGTTTTTCAGGAAACGATCTCGAAAAAAGAACTGAAATACGCGGCCAAGCTGGATGTGCATAACCTGGAAGATGGTGCGTACGAACTGGAATTCAAATCGTCGCAGGGCGCCATCCGGAAGCAGGTGAATCTGGCCACCAAACCCGTAGCCGTAACCGCCCCGACCCGGATGGTCGTTATGAACGCGCCGGCGGAATAA
- a CDS encoding M3 family metallopeptidase: MKATHLFLASTMFLTAFASANGQPTANNPFFSAYTTPFGVPDFTKIKPEHYEPAFDEGIKQQAAEIAKITGQTQAPTFANTIEALEASGDLLNRVSTVFFNLNNANTSDALQKIAQAVAPKLAKNGDDISLNPALFKRVKAVYDQRATLKLTGEQQRLLEKTYKNFVRGGAALTPEKQERLRKINGELSVLTIKFGQNLLAENNAYTLVIDKPEDLSGLPAALVSAAADEAKKRSQPNKWIFTLQNPSIMPFLEYADNRALREQIFKAYLERGNHNDERDNKAIMAQMVKLRAEKAQLLGYENHAAYILEESMAQTPAKVSELLNQLWAATVPVTKQEAAELQALMDKEGKNQKLESWDWRYYAEKLRKEKYALNAEELKPYFSLDNVRDGIFMLTNRLYGLRFELRKDLPVYHDEVLAYEVKEADGRHVGIFYMDFHPRASKRGGAWMTSFRRQEVQNGKKITPVVSIVCNFSRPAGDAPALLSLDETRTFFHEFGHALHGLLSNVTYGSLSGTSVPRDFVELPSQIMENWSEEAQMLKLYAKHYKTGEVIPDALIDKINKSSLFNQGFATTEYLAASLLDMNYHTLKPDQTPTDVLAFEKESMDKIGLIPQIPPRYRSTYFQHIFAGGYSAGYYSYIWSAVLDADAFEVFKQKGLFDPKSAQSFRKNVLERGGTDEPMTLYKNFRGAEPDIKPLLRRRGLLKAL, translated from the coding sequence ATGAAAGCAACGCATCTTTTTCTGGCATCCACTATGTTTCTGACGGCTTTCGCATCGGCAAACGGTCAACCGACGGCCAACAACCCTTTTTTTAGCGCCTACACGACTCCGTTTGGCGTACCGGATTTCACTAAAATCAAACCGGAACACTACGAACCGGCTTTTGACGAAGGCATCAAACAGCAGGCGGCTGAAATTGCGAAGATCACCGGCCAGACCCAGGCCCCGACGTTCGCCAACACCATTGAGGCCCTGGAAGCCAGCGGTGATCTGCTCAACCGGGTCAGTACGGTCTTTTTCAACCTCAACAACGCCAATACGAGCGATGCGCTTCAGAAAATTGCGCAGGCCGTTGCCCCCAAACTGGCGAAAAATGGCGATGACATTTCGCTCAATCCGGCCCTGTTCAAGCGCGTCAAAGCCGTATACGACCAACGGGCTACGCTCAAACTAACCGGCGAACAACAACGTCTGCTCGAAAAGACGTATAAGAACTTCGTGCGGGGCGGTGCCGCCCTGACACCGGAAAAACAGGAACGGCTGCGAAAAATCAATGGTGAACTCTCGGTATTGACCATAAAATTCGGGCAAAATCTGCTGGCCGAAAACAACGCCTATACGCTGGTGATCGACAAACCGGAAGACCTCAGCGGTCTGCCAGCTGCTCTGGTCAGCGCAGCCGCCGACGAAGCCAAAAAGCGCAGCCAGCCGAACAAGTGGATTTTTACCCTGCAAAACCCCAGCATCATGCCGTTCCTGGAGTATGCCGACAACCGGGCGCTCCGCGAACAGATTTTCAAAGCCTACCTCGAACGCGGTAACCACAACGACGAACGCGACAACAAGGCGATCATGGCTCAGATGGTAAAGCTCCGGGCCGAAAAGGCGCAGTTGCTGGGGTATGAAAACCACGCTGCCTATATTCTGGAAGAAAGCATGGCGCAGACGCCGGCGAAAGTAAGCGAACTGCTCAACCAGCTCTGGGCGGCCACCGTGCCCGTCACCAAACAGGAAGCCGCCGAATTGCAGGCCCTGATGGACAAAGAAGGGAAAAATCAGAAGCTGGAAAGCTGGGACTGGCGGTATTACGCCGAAAAACTGCGCAAGGAAAAATATGCTCTGAACGCCGAAGAACTCAAACCGTATTTCTCGCTCGACAACGTGCGAGACGGTATTTTCATGCTCACCAACCGGCTCTACGGACTGCGCTTTGAACTTCGGAAGGATTTGCCGGTTTACCACGACGAGGTACTGGCGTACGAGGTTAAGGAAGCTGACGGACGGCACGTGGGCATTTTTTACATGGATTTTCACCCGCGGGCCAGCAAACGCGGAGGTGCCTGGATGACCAGTTTCCGGCGGCAGGAAGTCCAGAACGGCAAGAAAATAACGCCGGTGGTGTCTATTGTCTGCAACTTCTCGCGTCCGGCGGGCGACGCTCCGGCCCTGCTCAGTCTGGACGAAACCCGCACGTTCTTCCACGAATTTGGTCATGCTCTGCACGGTCTGCTTTCTAACGTTACCTACGGCAGTTTGTCGGGAACATCGGTACCGCGCGACTTTGTGGAATTGCCCTCGCAGATCATGGAAAACTGGTCGGAGGAAGCGCAGATGCTGAAACTGTACGCCAAGCACTACAAAACCGGTGAAGTGATTCCGGACGCCCTGATCGACAAGATCAACAAAAGCAGCCTGTTCAATCAGGGTTTTGCCACGACCGAATACCTGGCCGCTTCGCTGCTCGATATGAATTATCACACGCTCAAACCCGACCAGACGCCCACCGACGTGCTGGCGTTCGAGAAAGAGTCGATGGACAAAATCGGGTTGATTCCGCAGATTCCCCCGCGTTACCGGAGCACGTACTTCCAGCACATTTTTGCGGGTGGTTACTCGGCGGGCTATTATAGTTACATCTGGTCGGCGGTGCTGGATGCGGATGCCTTCGAGGTCTTCAAACAGAAGGGCCTGTTCGATCCGAAATCGGCGCAGTCGTTCCGGAAAAACGTCCTGGAACGCGGAGGAACCGACGAACCGATGACGCTCTACAAAAATTTCCGGGGGGCCGAACCCGACATCAAACCGCTGCTCCGGCGTCGGGGGTTGCTAAAGGCTTTATAG
- a CDS encoding alpha/beta fold hydrolase translates to MKEIQRDGATIHYRMEGEGDTTLLFVHGAFTNQTYWDNQVAFFSPDFKVVTLDLPGHGESGRDRTEWSVEGFGQDVVTVIRELELQNVILIGHSMGACATLEAAVAYPDPIIGFIVVDMFKTAGTPLPDEYQDQVEALKENLKSDFGNTSEQYAYLALVTPQTPEPVAKRVAVDYRYAHPPMGRPIIAQVFDYYQRERELLPQLKFKFYVINADYMPFNEEPLKRYLTVDYQIFHVPSTSHYPMLEDPDRFNQTLMEVIDNVLAGK, encoded by the coding sequence ATGAAAGAAATTCAGCGCGACGGAGCAACGATCCACTACCGCATGGAGGGCGAAGGCGACACGACGCTGCTGTTTGTGCACGGTGCGTTTACCAACCAAACGTACTGGGACAATCAGGTAGCCTTTTTCAGTCCTGATTTTAAAGTTGTCACGCTGGATTTGCCGGGTCACGGGGAGTCGGGCCGCGACCGCACGGAATGGTCGGTCGAAGGCTTCGGGCAGGATGTAGTAACGGTCATCAGGGAACTGGAGCTGCAAAACGTGATTCTGATCGGGCATTCGATGGGAGCCTGCGCTACGCTGGAAGCGGCCGTGGCGTATCCCGACCCCATCATCGGCTTTATTGTCGTCGATATGTTCAAGACTGCCGGGACGCCCCTGCCCGACGAGTACCAGGATCAGGTCGAAGCGCTGAAGGAAAATCTGAAATCGGATTTCGGGAACACCAGTGAGCAGTATGCCTATCTGGCTCTGGTGACGCCCCAAACGCCCGAGCCCGTTGCCAAGCGTGTGGCGGTTGATTACCGTTACGCGCATCCGCCGATGGGCCGTCCCATCATTGCGCAGGTTTTCGACTATTACCAGCGGGAGCGCGAACTGCTGCCCCAGCTGAAATTCAAATTTTACGTCATCAACGCGGATTACATGCCGTTCAACGAAGAGCCGCTGAAACGGTATTTAACCGTCGATTACCAGATTTTTCACGTTCCGAGCACCAGCCACTACCCCATGCTCGAAGATCCTGACCGGTTTAATCAGACGCTGATGGAAGTAATCGACAACGTTCTTGCCGGTAAATAA
- a CDS encoding ankyrin repeat domain-containing protein, producing MSSHETSMDSQVNALFNAARNGDIALLNELIAAGVDTNIRDARGYTPLILAAYNEQLEATRVLLEAGADVNAGDAGGNTALMGACFKGYAPIAELLIAHGADLNLQHGNGGTALMFATMFGRNNLVKLVMEHGANPALRENRGLTAIDLAVQQGNVEAIEIMEAYQN from the coding sequence ATGTCGTCGCACGAGACAAGCATGGATAGCCAGGTTAATGCCCTGTTCAATGCGGCCAGAAACGGCGACATTGCCCTGCTGAACGAATTAATTGCTGCGGGCGTGGACACCAACATCCGGGATGCCAGAGGGTACACGCCCCTCATCCTGGCTGCGTATAATGAGCAGCTGGAAGCTACCCGGGTTTTGCTCGAAGCGGGAGCCGACGTGAATGCCGGTGATGCGGGCGGAAATACCGCTCTGATGGGGGCCTGCTTCAAAGGGTACGCGCCCATCGCGGAACTCCTGATCGCCCACGGTGCAGACCTCAACCTGCAACACGGGAATGGCGGAACGGCGCTGATGTTTGCGACCATGTTTGGCCGAAACAACTTGGTCAAACTGGTGATGGAACACGGGGCGAATCCAGCCCTGCGGGAAAATCGTGGTTTAACGGCCATCGATCTGGCCGTTCAGCAGGGAAACGTAGAAGCCATTGAAATCATGGAAGCCTACCAGAACTGA
- a CDS encoding catalase, with translation MIEPKDNNQNTSENNKLPEQESAGGGTTILTTRQGHPIYDNQNTRTVGNRGPATLENYQLLEKMSHFDRERVPERVVHARGAGAHGIFEAYGTIGDDPVSKYTRAKVFEKGKVTPLFVRFSTVIHGGHSPETLRDPRGFAVKMYTEDGNWDLVGNNLKIFFIRDALKFPDFIHAFKPDPVTNRQDPNRQFDFISHTPEAMHMITFLFSPWGIPANYRHMQGSGVNTYKWVNSEGEGFLVKYHWEPVQGIKNLTQKQAEEIQAKNFNHATQDLYEAIERGEFPEWELYVQIMSDDEHDELDFDPLDDTKLWPKEQFPWHLVGKMTLNRNPVNYFAEVEQSAFGTGVLVDGLDFSDDKMLQGRTFSYSDTQRYRVGTNYLQLPINSPRKHAATNQRDGQMAYHQDIAPGTNPHVNYEPSSLGGLKEAPRSGKDHTPLYQARLVREKISRQNDFKQAGETYRNFEDWERDELISNLVGALSASEKHIQEKMVEMFTKCDEDYGRQVAEGLKAAAGSNGQKVEASLVEKEGQAVQQAEQESTESKPY, from the coding sequence ATGATCGAGCCAAAGGACAACAACCAAAACACCTCCGAAAACAATAAACTGCCTGAGCAGGAATCGGCAGGTGGAGGCACAACCATCCTGACCACCCGGCAGGGCCACCCAATTTACGATAATCAGAATACCCGGACGGTGGGCAACCGCGGACCCGCAACACTTGAAAATTATCAGTTGCTGGAAAAGATGTCTCACTTCGACCGGGAACGGGTACCCGAACGCGTGGTTCACGCCCGGGGGGCCGGTGCTCACGGCATCTTCGAAGCCTACGGAACGATTGGCGACGATCCCGTTTCAAAATATACGCGGGCCAAAGTTTTTGAAAAAGGAAAAGTCACGCCGTTGTTCGTGCGTTTTTCGACGGTTATTCACGGCGGTCATTCGCCCGAAACCCTGCGGGACCCCCGGGGATTTGCCGTAAAAATGTATACGGAAGACGGTAACTGGGATTTGGTGGGCAACAACCTCAAGATCTTCTTTATTCGCGACGCTCTGAAGTTTCCGGATTTCATCCACGCCTTTAAGCCCGATCCAGTCACCAACCGGCAGGACCCAAACCGGCAATTTGACTTCATCAGTCACACGCCCGAGGCCATGCACATGATTACCTTCCTGTTTTCGCCCTGGGGGATTCCGGCGAATTACCGGCACATGCAGGGTTCCGGCGTCAACACCTACAAATGGGTCAACAGCGAGGGTGAGGGTTTTCTGGTGAAATACCACTGGGAACCGGTGCAGGGCATCAAAAACCTGACCCAGAAGCAGGCGGAAGAAATACAAGCCAAAAACTTCAACCATGCCACGCAGGATCTGTATGAAGCCATCGAGCGCGGGGAGTTTCCGGAATGGGAACTGTACGTCCAGATCATGAGCGACGACGAACACGATGAACTGGATTTTGATCCGCTGGACGACACCAAACTCTGGCCCAAAGAGCAGTTCCCCTGGCACCTGGTCGGTAAAATGACCCTGAACCGGAACCCGGTCAACTACTTTGCCGAGGTGGAGCAGTCGGCTTTTGGTACGGGTGTTCTGGTCGATGGACTGGATTTCTCGGACGATAAAATGTTGCAGGGACGAACGTTCTCGTACTCGGATACGCAGCGTTACCGGGTTGGAACCAACTACCTGCAATTACCGATCAATTCACCCCGCAAACACGCGGCTACCAACCAGCGGGACGGTCAAATGGCCTACCACCAGGATATTGCCCCCGGCACTAACCCGCACGTCAATTACGAACCCTCCAGTTTGGGCGGCCTGAAAGAAGCACCGCGTTCCGGCAAGGATCACACCCCGCTGTATCAGGCCCGGCTGGTCCGGGAGAAAATCAGTCGGCAGAACGATTTCAAACAGGCTGGCGAAACGTACCGCAATTTTGAGGACTGGGAGCGGGATGAGCTGATCTCCAACCTGGTTGGGGCACTCTCGGCGTCCGAAAAGCACATCCAGGAAAAGATGGTCGAGATGTTCACGAAATGCGACGAAGACTACGGTCGGCAGGTAGCGGAAGGGCTGAAAGCGGCCGCTGGTTCCAATGGTCAGAAGGTGGAAGCATCCCTGGTAGAAAAAGAAGGGCAGGCGGTACAGCAGGCTGAACAGGAGTCAACCGAATCAAAACCGTACTGA
- a CDS encoding GrpB family protein produces the protein MHPLHQPFQLVDESQTRAAFVGEMPPLTDRVEVVDYQPQWPALFQQEATRIRRLLGPVVLGLEHVGSTSVPGLAAKPIIDMDLMVADSADEASYLPPLERAGYRLLIREPDWQQHRMLKGPATDINLHVWTLGSIEAQRHVVFRDWLRTHPEDRERYGQLKKEVARQPFTYIYEYNNAKASLIYEIYERAFSGQ, from the coding sequence ATGCATCCGTTGCACCAACCCTTTCAGCTGGTTGATGAAAGCCAGACCCGGGCGGCTTTCGTCGGTGAAATGCCGCCCCTGACAGACCGGGTTGAGGTGGTTGATTACCAGCCTCAGTGGCCCGCGTTGTTTCAGCAGGAAGCCACCAGAATCCGCCGGCTACTCGGCCCGGTCGTGTTAGGGCTTGAACACGTGGGGTCGACCTCGGTGCCGGGTTTAGCGGCCAAACCCATTATCGACATGGATTTGATGGTGGCCGACTCTGCCGACGAAGCCAGCTACCTGCCCCCTTTGGAGCGGGCTGGTTACCGACTGCTCATCCGGGAACCGGACTGGCAGCAACACCGTATGTTGAAAGGCCCCGCAACCGACATTAACCTGCACGTGTGGACCCTGGGCAGCATCGAAGCCCAGCGGCATGTGGTCTTTCGCGACTGGCTGCGGACCCATCCCGAAGATCGGGAACGGTATGGCCAATTGAAAAAAGAAGTAGCCAGGCAGCCCTTTACGTATATCTATGAGTACAACAATGCCAAGGCTTCCCTGATTTATGAGATCTACGAGCGGGCATTTTCCGGACAGTAA
- a CDS encoding CvfB family protein: MIQIGKMNTLRALRETSVGVFLGDDEENDVLLPNKYVPRTLQIGDSIDVFVYTDSEDRIIATTLTPKIKRNEFARLQVVSVTRVGAFLDWGLEKDLLVPYREQVRPMEVGRWYVVYLYLDHETDRLVASNRLNRFLDTAKPNLDEGQEVSLLAYESTDLGINVIINNRYRGLVYANEIFQEVYPGDRMTGYIKQIREDNRVDVSLQKPGYENVESSAQRILEALDDRRGFLPLHDKSNPDEIYRVLEMSKKTFKKAVGALFKERKIVIKYDGIYRA; the protein is encoded by the coding sequence ATGATACAGATTGGAAAAATGAATACCCTCAGAGCCCTGCGCGAAACCAGCGTTGGTGTTTTTCTGGGCGACGACGAAGAAAATGATGTCCTGCTGCCCAACAAATACGTGCCCCGGACGCTGCAAATCGGCGACTCGATCGATGTGTTTGTCTATACCGATTCGGAAGACCGCATTATCGCAACTACGCTGACACCCAAAATCAAACGCAATGAATTTGCGCGGTTGCAGGTGGTTTCGGTCACGCGGGTGGGGGCGTTTCTGGACTGGGGGCTGGAAAAAGATTTGCTGGTGCCGTACCGGGAGCAGGTCCGCCCGATGGAAGTCGGGCGCTGGTACGTGGTTTATCTTTACCTCGACCACGAAACCGACCGGCTGGTGGCTTCCAACCGCCTGAACCGATTTCTGGACACGGCCAAGCCAAACCTGGACGAAGGGCAGGAAGTATCGCTGCTGGCCTACGAATCCACCGACCTCGGCATCAATGTCATCATCAACAACCGGTACCGGGGGCTGGTGTACGCCAACGAAATTTTCCAGGAAGTGTACCCCGGCGACCGGATGACGGGCTACATCAAGCAGATTCGTGAAGACAACCGCGTGGATGTGAGCCTGCAAAAACCGGGTTACGAAAACGTTGAGTCGAGCGCACAGCGCATCCTGGAAGCTCTGGACGACCGGCGCGGTTTTCTGCCACTCCACGACAAAAGCAACCCGGACGAAATCTACCGGGTGCTGGAAATGAGCAAAAAAACCTTCAAGAAGGCCGTAGGGGCGCTGTTTAAAGAACGCAAGATTGTGATCAAGTACGACGGTATTTACCGGGCCTGA
- a CDS encoding DUF885 domain-containing protein — protein MKKIAIAVLMMASVMACNNNGQDHAASNADFAKTVDDYYEERLKLFPLEATFQGDNRYNDQLPNSISQEFIDQTRAFYTAYLKKLTAFDREKLSDPDQISYDILKRELELQLESFQFNLEYVPFSQFEGLTLTFGQLGSGAGAQPFKTVKDYDDWLKRVSAFRVWGDTAVANFRKGVAAGQVWPKSLVEKMIPQMTDLVVTDPTKSLFYGPIHKLPKDFSESDKTRLTAAYKTAILEELVPTYRKLGDFLKNEYLPKARTTSGVDVWPRGKELYQYEVRTWTTTDKTPEEIYQTGLKEVARIRGEMEKVKAQVGFTGTLDRFFTHLKTDPKLYPYKQPKDVLAAFNAILAKIEPHLETMFTQTPKSKFEIRQTEKFREASASAEYNPASADGSRPGIFYVPIPDATKFNVTSGMESLFLHEAIPGHHYQISLQQENTDLPKFRRFAWYGAYGEGWALYCESLGRELGLYTDPYQYMGALNDEIHRAIRLVVDVAIHTKQMTREQAIQYMMANEPIAEDGAVAEIERYMALPGQALSYKIGALKIRELRAKYEQQLGDKFSLAAFHDEFLKDGCMPLDVLERKMDAWASRQAK, from the coding sequence ATGAAAAAAATAGCAATTGCCGTTTTGATGATGGCTTCCGTAATGGCTTGTAACAACAACGGGCAGGACCACGCTGCCTCCAACGCGGATTTCGCGAAAACCGTGGACGATTATTACGAAGAGCGGCTGAAGCTGTTTCCGCTGGAAGCAACGTTTCAGGGCGATAACCGGTACAACGACCAGCTTCCAAACAGTATCTCGCAGGAATTTATCGATCAGACCAGGGCCTTTTATACGGCCTATCTGAAGAAACTGACCGCTTTTGACCGGGAGAAGCTCTCGGATCCCGATCAGATTTCGTACGATATTCTCAAACGCGAACTCGAACTGCAACTGGAGTCGTTTCAATTCAACCTCGAATACGTGCCGTTTTCGCAGTTTGAAGGGTTGACGCTGACCTTCGGGCAGTTGGGCAGCGGAGCGGGGGCGCAACCGTTCAAAACCGTGAAGGACTACGACGACTGGCTCAAACGGGTTTCGGCGTTCCGGGTGTGGGGCGACACGGCCGTGGCTAACTTCCGCAAGGGCGTGGCCGCCGGGCAGGTGTGGCCCAAAAGTCTGGTGGAGAAAATGATTCCGCAGATGACCGACCTGGTGGTGACCGACCCGACCAAAAGCCTGTTCTACGGACCGATCCATAAATTACCCAAAGACTTTAGCGAAAGCGATAAAACCCGGCTGACGGCGGCTTACAAAACCGCCATCCTGGAGGAACTGGTGCCGACGTACAGAAAGCTGGGCGATTTTCTCAAAAACGAATACTTGCCCAAAGCGCGCACCACGTCGGGCGTCGATGTCTGGCCGCGGGGGAAAGAATTGTACCAGTATGAAGTCCGGACCTGGACGACCACCGACAAAACGCCGGAAGAAATCTACCAGACCGGCCTGAAAGAAGTGGCCCGGATTCGGGGCGAAATGGAAAAGGTGAAAGCGCAGGTGGGCTTCACCGGCACGCTGGACCGGTTTTTTACGCACCTGAAAACCGATCCGAAGCTGTATCCCTACAAACAACCGAAGGACGTGCTGGCGGCTTTCAACGCCATTCTGGCCAAAATTGAGCCGCACCTGGAAACGATGTTCACCCAAACGCCGAAGTCGAAATTCGAAATCCGGCAGACGGAGAAGTTTCGGGAGGCATCGGCCAGCGCCGAATACAACCCGGCTTCGGCCGACGGCAGCCGTCCCGGCATTTTCTACGTGCCCATTCCGGATGCGACCAAGTTTAACGTGACCTCGGGCATGGAGTCGCTGTTTCTGCACGAAGCCATTCCGGGGCACCACTACCAGATTTCGCTGCAACAGGAGAACACCGATCTGCCCAAGTTCCGGCGGTTTGCGTGGTACGGGGCCTACGGCGAAGGCTGGGCGCTGTATTGCGAGTCGCTGGGCCGGGAGCTGGGTCTTTACACTGATCCGTACCAGTACATGGGCGCGCTGAACGACGAAATTCACCGGGCCATCCGGCTGGTGGTCGACGTGGCGATTCATACCAAACAAATGACCCGCGAGCAGGCCATTCAGTACATGATGGCCAACGAACCGATTGCGGAAGATGGCGCGGTGGCCGAAATTGAACGGTACATGGCCCTCCCCGGTCAGGCGTTGTCGTACAAGATCGGGGCGCTGAAAATCCGGGAACTGCGCGCTAAATACGAGCAGCAACTGGGCGACAAGTTTAGTCTGGCGGCTTTCCACGACGAATTTCTGAAAGACGGTTGTATGCCGCTGGATGTGCTGGAACGCAAAATGGATGCCTGGGCCAGTCGGCAGGCGAAATAA
- a CDS encoding DUF6582 domain-containing protein has translation MSKIDRREDVSPKEGLHQYGDVTFADPTNKKYPIDTPEHIRAAWSYINHKDNAAKYAADEVETIKDRIRQAAKKHDIEIKAE, from the coding sequence ATGAGCAAAATTGATCGACGGGAGGATGTTAGTCCGAAAGAAGGATTGCACCAATACGGTGACGTAACGTTTGCCGACCCGACCAACAAAAAATATCCGATCGATACGCCGGAACACATCCGGGCGGCTTGGTCCTATATAAACCACAAGGACAACGCGGCCAAGTACGCTGCCGATGAGGTTGAAACCATTAAGGACCGGATTCGGCAGGCTGCCAAAAAGCACGATATTGAAATCAAGGCCGAATAG
- a CDS encoding c-type cytochrome, translating to MKSAPGAGQQIYEQYCLTCHQVDGSGVPNLNPPLRQTDWVQGDKTRLINVILKGLQEPIEINGETFDNVMPAHDFLSDKEIADVLTFVRSNFGNKADAITAEDVKKVRGVK from the coding sequence TTGAAATCGGCGCCCGGAGCGGGCCAGCAAATCTATGAACAGTACTGCCTGACCTGCCATCAGGTCGACGGCTCGGGCGTTCCGAACCTAAACCCACCCCTGAGACAAACCGACTGGGTGCAGGGCGACAAAACCCGGCTGATCAACGTGATTCTGAAAGGGTTGCAGGAACCCATCGAAATCAACGGAGAAACGTTCGACAACGTGATGCCCGCGCATGACTTCCTGTCCGACAAGGAAATTGCCGACGTGCTGACCTTCGTGCGCAGCAATTTTGGGAACAAAGCCGATGCCATCACGGCCGAGGATGTGAAGAAAGTAAGAGGGGTAAAATAA
- a CDS encoding sugar phosphate isomerase/epimerase family protein yields the protein MKTLLFSTLLAVCLTVSGFAQPKSPVGLQLYSFREQFPKDVEGTLAKVREMGFREVELAGTYGLAPADFKKLLDKYGLKPISTGASFEDLAGNVPKVLAEAKALGVKYVMCAWIPHNGDSFTLNDAKYAVDVFHTAGKLLRDNGLSFCYHIHGYEFQPYQDQTFFDYLVENLDPRYVNFEMDVFWVKHPGQDPVALLKKYPGRFPLMHLKDRKPGTPGNNTGHVDVESNVAIGKGDLGISEIMKQARKSGVKHYFIEDESSRSMEQMPESVAYLREVL from the coding sequence ATGAAAACGCTTCTTTTTTCTACGCTGCTCGCCGTTTGTTTAACGGTTTCTGGATTTGCCCAACCCAAGTCGCCGGTTGGCCTGCAATTGTATAGTTTTCGGGAACAGTTTCCGAAGGATGTCGAAGGGACGCTGGCGAAGGTCCGGGAGATGGGCTTCCGGGAGGTCGAACTGGCGGGCACCTACGGCCTGGCACCGGCTGATTTCAAGAAATTACTCGACAAATACGGCCTGAAACCGATCAGCACCGGCGCTTCTTTTGAAGACCTGGCCGGCAACGTCCCGAAAGTACTGGCCGAGGCCAAAGCCCTGGGCGTCAAATACGTGATGTGCGCCTGGATTCCGCACAACGGCGACAGCTTTACCCTCAACGATGCCAAATATGCGGTTGACGTTTTCCACACCGCCGGTAAGTTGCTGCGGGACAACGGTCTTTCGTTTTGTTACCACATCCACGGCTACGAGTTTCAGCCCTATCAGGACCAAACCTTCTTTGATTACCTGGTTGAAAACCTCGACCCCCGGTATGTCAACTTTGAAATGGATGTTTTTTGGGTGAAGCACCCCGGCCAGGACCCCGTTGCGCTTCTGAAAAAATACCCGGGTCGTTTTCCGCTCATGCACCTGAAAGACCGCAAACCCGGCACGCCCGGCAACAACACCGGCCACGTCGATGTGGAATCGAACGTCGCCATTGGGAAGGGTGATTTAGGGATTTCCGAGATCATGAAACAGGCCCGAAAATCAGGCGTCAAGCACTACTTCATTGAGGACGAATCCTCGCGTTCGATGGAACAGATGCCTGAAAGTGTGGCTTATCTGCGGGAAGTCCTGTAG
- a CDS encoding DUF983 domain-containing protein, with protein MLKDNRLYSVVFNKCPRCHQGDFFVTKSAYSWHFDEMHEKCPHCGEVLMPEPGFYWGAMFVSYAFYTIYTLLTFFVAVKWLNVDLDYYLIGLVPTLVLLTPYFFRLARRSWLTFFIAYDPEKKHRANGKSLNVPA; from the coding sequence ATGTTAAAAGACAATCGATTATACAGCGTTGTGTTCAACAAATGCCCCCGTTGTCATCAGGGCGATTTCTTCGTAACCAAAAGTGCTTACAGCTGGCATTTTGATGAAATGCACGAGAAATGTCCGCATTGTGGGGAAGTGCTCATGCCCGAGCCCGGATTCTACTGGGGAGCGATGTTCGTGAGCTATGCGTTTTACACGATTTATACCCTGCTCACGTTCTTTGTGGCCGTCAAATGGCTGAATGTTGATCTGGACTATTACCTGATCGGTCTGGTGCCGACGCTGGTGTTGCTGACGCCGTATTTCTTCCGTTTGGCCCGGCGGAGCTGGCTGACGTTCTTCATCGCCTACGATCCAGAGAAAAAGCACCGCGCCAACGGCAAATCGTTGAACGTTCCGGCCTGA